The Synchiropus splendidus isolate RoL2022-P1 chromosome 11, RoL_Sspl_1.0, whole genome shotgun sequence genome contains a region encoding:
- the stard15 gene encoding START domain-containing protein 10 produces the protein MPVQIPDDSDFTSFKEQCLSLDGWESRYSRGGVTVWCLQEESRTLQKLKMRMVCKGVTAETLYDVVHDTSYRRKWDTNMIDTYDIGRLTVNTDVGYYSWKCPPPLKNRDFVTMRSWLPLGSDYLIINSSVKHPQHPPRKDLVRAVSVLTGYFIQSNGANCCTLYYLTQVDPRGSLPKWVVNRVSQFVAPKAMRKIYKASLKYPEWKRKHNPSLKPWLYPEQNTLPCVTAAELSVQRADSLENIDESSVGEDRAAVSDDDET, from the exons ATGCCGGTCCAGATTCCGGACGACTCGGACTTCACCTCATTCAAGGAGCAATGCCTGAGTTTGGATGGTTGGGAGAGCCGGTACAGCCGGGGAGGGGTGACGGTCTGgtgcctgcaggaggagagccGGACACTCCAGAAGCTCAAG ATGAGGATGGTGTGCAAAGGTGTGACGGCAGAGACGCTCTACGATGTCGTCCATGACACCAGCTACCGCAGGAAGTGGGACACCAACATGATAGACACCTATGACATCGGACGGCTGACGGTCAACACTGACGTGGGATACTACTCCT GGAAGTGTCCACCTCCACTGAAGAACCGAGACTTTGTCACCATGAGGTCTTGGCTTCCTCTGGGCAGCGACTATctaatcatcaactcctcagtCAAACACCCG CAACACCCTCCAAGGAAGGACTTGGTACGAGCCGTGTCAGTGCTCACCGGGTACTTCATTCAATCTAATGGAGCCAACTGCTGCACCCTTTACTATCTCACTCAGGTGGACCCCAGAG GTTCCTTAccaaagtgggtggtgaatcGAGTCTCGCAGTTTGTCGCGCCAAAG GCCATGAGGAAGATCTACAAGGCATCTCTGAAGTACCCGGAGTGGAAGAGGAAGCACAATCCTAGCCTGAAGCCGTGGTTGTACCCAGAGCAGAACACACTGCCGTGCGTCACTGCCGCTGAGCTCTCTGTGCAGCGGGCCGACTCCCTGGAAAACATCGACGAGAGCTCGGTTGGCGAGGACCGGGCCGCAGTGAGCGACGACGATGAGACGTAG